The Virgibacillus dokdonensis genome includes a window with the following:
- a CDS encoding threonine synthase translates to MKFWFSCSNCGKTSAFSLKETKCTCEGTLLVDYDMEHVGHTLTKDSLKERSATMWRYKELLPLEDEKHIVSLGEGWTPLVRMKEAEKKFPAKRLWVKREEQNPTGSFKARGFSAALSIAKEYGIKKVAVNSNGNAASALAAYASYAGMESHVFVPSDCPGLIVDECVQYGANTFLVDGLIHDAGKIISVGQADQCWHNVGTLKEPGRAEGKKTMGLELAEQLNWKLPDIIIYPTGGGSGIIGMWRAFKQLKRLGLVEGDLPRMVSVQEAGCQPIVDTCESGRKFKAQAENVDSAPTGMRVPSPPDGELIVSILSESSGKAIAVTQEEIKQSQQSFGKQGISSSPEGAATWAGFQRLVERGWVTSNDEVVLFNTSHAMKYLPWEQINIPNIKTYTDWLKAYFVAS, encoded by the coding sequence ATGAAGTTTTGGTTTAGCTGTAGTAATTGCGGGAAAACTTCTGCTTTTAGTCTTAAAGAAACGAAATGTACATGTGAAGGAACACTTTTAGTAGATTATGATATGGAACATGTTGGTCATACTTTAACAAAGGATAGCTTAAAAGAAAGATCTGCTACGATGTGGAGATACAAGGAGTTATTGCCGTTAGAAGACGAAAAGCATATTGTTTCTTTAGGGGAAGGATGGACACCACTTGTACGAATGAAAGAGGCTGAGAAAAAATTCCCTGCAAAAAGATTATGGGTAAAAAGAGAAGAACAGAACCCAACTGGGAGTTTTAAAGCAAGAGGTTTCTCCGCAGCTTTGTCTATTGCAAAGGAATATGGAATTAAGAAAGTTGCTGTTAATTCAAATGGTAACGCTGCTTCTGCGCTAGCAGCATATGCTAGTTATGCCGGTATGGAATCACATGTATTTGTACCAAGCGACTGTCCAGGTTTAATTGTAGATGAATGTGTTCAATATGGCGCTAACACTTTTCTAGTAGATGGGTTGATTCACGATGCAGGGAAGATTATTTCAGTTGGACAAGCTGATCAATGTTGGCATAATGTTGGTACACTTAAAGAGCCAGGAAGAGCTGAGGGAAAGAAAACAATGGGGTTAGAATTAGCGGAACAGTTAAACTGGAAATTGCCAGACATTATTATTTATCCTACAGGAGGAGGATCAGGAATAATAGGTATGTGGAGAGCATTTAAACAATTAAAGCGATTAGGGCTTGTTGAAGGAGATTTACCTCGAATGGTAAGCGTACAAGAAGCTGGGTGCCAACCAATTGTTGATACATGTGAAAGTGGTAGGAAGTTTAAAGCGCAAGCGGAAAACGTTGATTCGGCACCTACTGGTATGCGCGTCCCAAGCCCTCCTGACGGTGAATTAATTGTTTCCATTCTTTCTGAGTCAAGTGGAAAAGCTATAGCAGTAACTCAAGAGGAAATTAAGCAGTCTCAGCAATCATTTGGAAAGCAAGGTATATCCTCATCGCCTGAAGGAGCAGCAACATGGGCTGGCTTTCAACGTTTAGTTGAGAGAGGATGGGTTACTTCCAATGATGAGGTTGTGTTATTTAATACTTCCCATGCCATGAAGTATTTGCCGTGGGAACAAATTAATATTCCTAATATTAAAACGTATACAGACTGGTTGAAAGCTTACTTTGTGGCATCTTAG
- a CDS encoding EthD family reductase, with amino-acid sequence MVKLIALYKRPEDKVSFDEHYQNVHTPITKKIPGLRKMEVTKIVGSPSGESKYYLLCEMYYDDHDALKAAMKTDEAKASGKDLMSFAGDLVTMMIGEEVE; translated from the coding sequence ATGGTTAAATTAATAGCATTGTATAAACGCCCTGAGGATAAGGTTAGTTTTGATGAACATTATCAGAATGTTCATACGCCCATCACTAAAAAAATTCCTGGATTACGTAAAATGGAAGTTACTAAAATTGTAGGTTCACCTAGTGGGGAAAGTAAGTACTATCTGTTATGTGAAATGTATTATGACGATCACGATGCATTAAAAGCGGCGATGAAAACGGATGAAGCAAAAGCATCTGGAAAAGATTTGATGTCATTCGCTGGGGATTTAGTGACGATGATGATTGGTGAGGAAGTTGAATAA
- a CDS encoding aldehyde dehydrogenase family protein → MVKTTEQPIFAKELKRETYQMVINGKSTQAKSGEMATVYNPATGEVIAEVPKANLEDVDLAVEAAREAFDNGKWKRYPVGKRARVLNNIASIMRERFHQLVEMEVMNSGKTISAAQGQVMQAIEDFEFYAGAIVGHCGTVNNVPGQFFNYTQKEPIGVAAQIIPWNYPMMMAAWKVAPAIATGCSIVLKPASLTPITAILLAEICAEAGVPEGVVNVVTGSGATIGAYLTKHEGIDKVAFTGETNTGKDIMAKASETLKRVTLELGGKSPNIVFPDADLEAAVNGSVFGIFYNTGQSCEARSRLFIHEDMYDEFMESFLDKTRKLVVDDPMSEKSHVGAIISKQQLDKIHRYVEGAKEEGATVVTGGHPLKVEGFAEGYWYAPTVITNVTNDMKIAQEEVFGPVVVVMTFTDEKEVIQLANDTKYGLAAAIWAKDQGLIKRVSDRIQAGVVMVNCPFSAFPGTPFGGYKQSGFGRELGIETLDLYTETKSVLSYAGRKPLNPLNL, encoded by the coding sequence ATGGTAAAAACAACAGAACAGCCAATTTTTGCGAAAGAGCTAAAGCGTGAGACATACCAAATGGTTATTAATGGAAAATCAACACAGGCTAAGTCAGGTGAAATGGCGACGGTTTACAATCCTGCAACAGGTGAAGTCATTGCTGAAGTGCCAAAAGCAAATCTGGAAGATGTAGACTTAGCAGTAGAAGCAGCTCGAGAAGCTTTTGATAATGGTAAATGGAAGCGTTATCCAGTAGGAAAGCGCGCACGCGTATTAAACAACATTGCTTCGATTATGAGGGAGCGGTTTCATCAATTAGTTGAGATGGAAGTTATGAATAGTGGTAAAACCATCTCCGCAGCTCAAGGTCAAGTTATGCAGGCAATAGAAGATTTCGAGTTTTATGCTGGGGCAATTGTTGGACATTGTGGCACGGTAAATAATGTTCCGGGGCAGTTTTTTAATTATACGCAGAAAGAACCGATCGGTGTAGCAGCGCAAATTATACCTTGGAATTACCCAATGATGATGGCTGCTTGGAAAGTGGCACCTGCCATTGCAACAGGCTGTTCTATTGTATTAAAGCCCGCTAGTTTAACACCAATTACGGCAATTTTGTTAGCAGAAATTTGTGCAGAAGCGGGTGTACCTGAAGGGGTTGTTAATGTAGTAACAGGATCAGGTGCAACGATTGGCGCTTATTTAACGAAACATGAAGGCATTGACAAGGTTGCCTTTACAGGAGAAACAAATACAGGGAAGGATATTATGGCAAAAGCTTCGGAAACCTTAAAGCGGGTTACCTTAGAGTTGGGAGGAAAATCTCCCAACATCGTATTCCCAGATGCCGATTTAGAGGCGGCGGTTAACGGGTCTGTTTTCGGTATTTTTTACAACACTGGTCAATCGTGTGAAGCAAGATCGCGCTTATTTATCCATGAAGATATGTATGATGAATTTATGGAAAGTTTTCTCGATAAGACAAGGAAACTAGTTGTAGATGACCCGATGTCAGAAAAGTCTCACGTTGGTGCGATTATTAGTAAACAACAATTGGATAAGATCCATCGTTATGTAGAAGGAGCAAAGGAAGAGGGTGCAACCGTTGTAACAGGGGGACATCCCTTAAAAGTAGAAGGTTTTGCAGAAGGATATTGGTATGCACCAACCGTAATAACAAATGTAACAAATGATATGAAAATTGCGCAAGAGGAAGTTTTTGGTCCTGTCGTTGTTGTGATGACATTTACAGATGAAAAAGAAGTGATTCAGTTAGCTAATGATACAAAATACGGTCTGGCTGCGGCTATTTGGGCGAAAGATCAAGGTCTTATAAAGCGTGTGTCTGATCGTATTCAGGCTGGTGTGGTGATGGTGAACTGCCCGTTTTCTGCTTTTCCTGGCACTCCATTTGGTGGATATAAACAGTCTGGATTTGGTCGTGAACTAGGAATAGAGACGCTAGATTTATATACAGAAACTAAAAGTGTTTTATCTTATGCAGGAAGAAAACCGTTAAATCCATTAAATCTATAG
- a CDS encoding enoyl-CoA hydratase-related protein: MSNVLLKTKERIAYVTINRPEVLNCFNYSTLLELERVIEDLSMNHDIWAVVITGSGEKAFSAGADLKERRQLGNKEVIRNVKKISSVFEQVANLPQPTIALINGYALGGGLELALACDFRIAVSYATMGLTETSMGIIPGAGGTQLLPRLIGQAKAMEFILTAKQIYANEALEYGLVHKVVEQEELFESCELFVKSIVRMPQIAIRQAKFAIQHGMDTDLKTGIKIEESAYHLTIPTKDRVEALTAFYEKRPPKFIGE; the protein is encoded by the coding sequence ATGAGTAACGTTTTATTAAAGACAAAAGAACGAATTGCCTATGTCACGATAAATCGACCTGAAGTGTTAAATTGCTTTAATTATTCTACATTACTAGAGTTAGAGCGTGTTATAGAAGATTTGTCGATGAATCACGATATTTGGGCGGTAGTCATTACAGGTAGTGGTGAGAAGGCCTTTAGTGCAGGAGCAGATTTAAAAGAACGTAGACAATTAGGAAACAAGGAAGTTATTCGTAACGTTAAAAAAATTAGCTCTGTGTTTGAACAAGTTGCCAATCTTCCTCAACCGACCATTGCGTTAATAAATGGATATGCTTTGGGAGGTGGGTTGGAGCTTGCGCTTGCATGTGACTTTCGCATAGCTGTTTCTTATGCGACAATGGGGTTAACAGAAACAAGTATGGGGATTATACCTGGTGCTGGTGGTACGCAACTACTTCCTAGATTAATAGGGCAAGCAAAAGCAATGGAATTTATTTTAACGGCAAAACAGATTTATGCTAACGAAGCTTTGGAGTATGGTCTTGTTCATAAAGTAGTGGAACAAGAAGAACTTTTTGAAAGCTGTGAATTATTTGTTAAGTCTATCGTGCGTATGCCGCAAATCGCCATTCGGCAAGCAAAGTTTGCTATTCAACATGGGATGGACACGGATTTAAAAACAGGGATAAAAATAGAAGAAAGTGCATATCACTTAACGATTCCAACGAAAGATCGGGTCGAAGCGCTGACCGCATTTTATGAAAAAAGACCCCCTAAATTTATCGGTGAATGA
- a CDS encoding gamma carbonic anhydrase family protein, with translation MIIPYNQHHPFVHDSVFVAPGAYLIGDVTIGEESTIWFNTVLRGDEDAITIGEKCSIQDNSTIHLFKNCPVVVEDEVTVGHNVILHGCKIGKRSIIGMGSTILDDVEIGEECIIGANTLIPQGKKIPSRSLVVGSPGKIVREITAKDLELIQLSIDTYVQKGKDFKQILKK, from the coding sequence ATGATTATTCCATACAACCAACACCATCCCTTTGTTCATGATAGCGTTTTCGTAGCACCAGGTGCATACTTAATTGGCGATGTAACTATTGGTGAAGAATCTACTATTTGGTTTAATACCGTCTTAAGAGGGGATGAGGATGCCATTACAATAGGGGAAAAGTGCAGTATTCAAGACAATTCTACTATCCATTTGTTTAAAAATTGTCCTGTGGTTGTAGAAGATGAGGTTACAGTGGGACATAATGTTATTTTACATGGTTGTAAAATAGGTAAAAGATCCATTATTGGAATGGGATCTACCATTCTAGATGATGTAGAAATTGGCGAAGAATGCATCATAGGAGCAAATACCCTTATACCACAAGGTAAAAAAATACCTTCACGTTCCCTGGTAGTCGGATCTCCAGGTAAAATCGTTCGCGAAATAACTGCAAAGGATCTTGAGCTTATTCAATTATCCATTGATACATATGTACAAAAAGGGAAAGATTTCAAACAAATACTGAAAAAATAA
- the panD gene encoding aspartate 1-decarboxylase, with protein sequence MYRMMCKGKIHRATVTEAELDYVGSITIDSKLMKEANIKPYEMVQVTSLRNATRWKTYAIPAPELSGRICLNGPPAHLFSPGDIVIILSLGLMTDEEIKSLNPKVVFVDEKNKITEVEEHDLYWPQNQSV encoded by the coding sequence ATGTATCGCATGATGTGCAAAGGGAAGATTCATCGAGCAACTGTTACAGAAGCTGAATTGGATTATGTGGGTAGTATTACAATCGATTCTAAACTAATGAAAGAAGCAAATATTAAACCGTATGAAATGGTTCAAGTCACAAGCTTGCGAAATGCAACTAGATGGAAAACTTATGCTATACCAGCTCCAGAATTATCAGGTAGGATTTGTTTAAATGGTCCTCCAGCTCACTTATTTTCACCTGGTGATATTGTTATCATATTAAGCTTAGGGTTAATGACTGACGAAGAAATCAAATCATTAAACCCAAAAGTAGTATTTGTTGATGAGAAAAATAAAATAACCGAAGTGGAAGAGCATGATTTGTATTGGCCACAAAATCAAAGCGTATAA
- a CDS encoding 3-hydroxyacyl-CoA dehydrogenase translates to MRGYFVVVGAGVMGRGIAYVASLSGYFVKLVDVKEEVLVKAKQEIDVLYEKGIANGKITEAKAIAGKDSIRYETDLEIAVKDAIIIIEAVPERIEIKKDIFSILDRHAPRNCLFATNTSTMSPTEIASYTTKPDFVIAMHFFNPVHKMPLVEIVRGLETSDEAVKIAENVAEKLGKETVTIQEFPGFVTSRISCLVGNEAFYMLQEGLGTPEEIDKAIKLGLNYPMGPFELGDLVGLDTRLHNLRYLHQKLGDKYRPAPLLEQYVKAGRLGRKTGKGVYVYEGGSER, encoded by the coding sequence ATGCGTGGATATTTTGTGGTTGTAGGCGCAGGGGTAATGGGAAGGGGAATTGCTTATGTTGCTTCATTAAGTGGTTATTTTGTTAAGCTTGTGGATGTAAAAGAAGAAGTCCTTGTCAAAGCGAAACAAGAGATAGATGTATTGTATGAAAAGGGAATAGCTAATGGAAAGATAACAGAGGCAAAGGCGATAGCAGGAAAGGATAGCATTCGTTATGAAACAGATTTAGAAATAGCGGTGAAAGATGCCATCATTATCATTGAGGCTGTTCCGGAAAGAATAGAGATTAAAAAAGATATCTTTTCCATACTTGATCGCCATGCACCAAGAAATTGTTTATTTGCTACAAATACGTCGACCATGAGTCCAACGGAGATAGCTTCATACACAACCAAACCCGATTTCGTTATTGCTATGCATTTTTTTAATCCAGTTCATAAAATGCCATTAGTTGAAATTGTTCGTGGTTTGGAAACAAGTGATGAAGCAGTAAAAATAGCAGAAAACGTTGCTGAAAAACTGGGTAAAGAAACGGTGACAATTCAAGAATTTCCTGGGTTTGTTACAAGTCGTATTAGTTGCTTAGTAGGCAATGAGGCATTTTATATGCTCCAGGAAGGACTTGGTACCCCGGAAGAAATTGATAAAGCGATTAAACTCGGATTGAATTATCCAATGGGACCATTTGAATTAGGAGATTTAGTTGGTTTAGATACAAGACTTCATAATCTTCGGTATTTACATCAGAAGTTAGGGGATAAATACCGTCCTGCACCGCTTTTAGAACAGTATGTAAAAGCAGGGCGATTAGGAAGAAAAACAGGAAAAGGTGTCTATGTCTATGAAGGAGGGAGTGAGAGGTGA
- the paaX gene encoding phenylacetic acid degradation operon negative regulatory protein PaaX: MIFTLFGDYIRYYGNEIWVGSLIKLLEPFDHNEQSIRSAVSRMSKQGWVVSRKEANKSYYSLTERGKKRMEEAASRIYRMEPAEWDGKWRTLLYTIPEERRHIRDELRKELIWSGFGLLSNGVWITPNHLKEQIYDIIDKYGIKEEVYFFEAKNEGFQANKQIIRSCWDIDHINMLYEKFIHAYEEKMIANAMKIEHGQMSDQDCFVERTLLVHYYRKSLFVDPGIPKELLPEKWLGERAAKLFNEYYQILATKANAFFRAIYLAGYDNCPRQKQTIAKEE; encoded by the coding sequence ATGATTTTTACGTTATTTGGAGACTATATTCGATACTACGGTAATGAAATATGGGTTGGTAGCTTAATTAAATTATTGGAGCCATTTGACCATAATGAACAGTCTATAAGATCAGCTGTTTCTAGAATGAGTAAGCAGGGATGGGTTGTCAGTCGTAAGGAAGCAAACAAAAGTTATTATTCATTGACCGAGCGTGGAAAAAAAAGAATGGAAGAAGCGGCCAGTCGTATTTATAGAATGGAGCCTGCGGAGTGGGATGGAAAATGGCGGACGCTACTGTACACCATTCCTGAAGAAAGAAGGCATATTCGCGATGAATTGCGTAAAGAATTGATTTGGAGTGGTTTTGGCTTACTGTCCAATGGCGTTTGGATTACACCGAATCATTTAAAAGAGCAAATTTATGACATTATTGATAAATACGGTATTAAAGAAGAGGTTTATTTTTTTGAAGCTAAAAATGAAGGTTTCCAAGCGAATAAACAAATCATACGCAGCTGTTGGGATATAGATCATATAAATATGCTATACGAAAAGTTTATTCATGCGTATGAGGAAAAAATGATTGCCAATGCCATGAAAATAGAACATGGGCAAATGAGTGACCAAGACTGCTTTGTAGAACGAACTTTACTTGTTCATTACTATCGGAAATCATTGTTTGTCGATCCAGGTATTCCAAAAGAATTATTGCCAGAGAAATGGTTAGGTGAACGTGCGGCGAAGTTATTTAATGAGTATTATCAAATTCTTGCAACAAAAGCGAATGCTTTTTTCAGAGCGATTTATTTAGCAGGATATGATAACTGTCCAAGGCAAAAACAAACCATTGCGAAGGAGGAGTAA
- a CDS encoding thiolase family protein, with the protein MKEVVIVDAVRTAIGRYNGSLKYVRPDDLASVVIQAIIDRQPKLPIDAINEVILGNANGAGEENRNVARMALLLAGLPVRVTGTTVNRLCGSGMDAVHMAARAIMVGDGDIYIAGGTESMTRAPYVLPKSEFAFQRGNKILLDTTIGWRFTNPRLEAMYGADSMPQTAENVAKQFQITREEQDDFAYASQMKAKAAIETNKFYDELTPVKYMFKGEEKVVDKDEHPRPATTREKLASLQPLFGGGTVTAGNASGINDGASALLLMSKEKAEQLGTEPMARYIASGTSGVEPSIMGIGPIEASKKALQRANLQIENVDLVELNEAFASQSIACMKQLELNPEIVNVNGGSIAFGHPLGASGARILTTLLHEMNRRNSKYALATMCIGVGQGIATVIEKW; encoded by the coding sequence GTGAAAGAAGTGGTTATCGTTGATGCAGTAAGGACGGCAATAGGAAGATACAACGGTTCATTAAAATATGTACGTCCAGATGATTTAGCGTCGGTTGTCATTCAAGCGATCATTGATAGACAGCCAAAGTTACCCATAGATGCCATTAACGAAGTGATTTTAGGTAATGCAAATGGTGCTGGGGAAGAAAATAGAAACGTTGCTCGTATGGCTCTCCTACTTGCTGGGCTCCCTGTTCGTGTAACTGGTACAACCGTAAATCGCCTTTGTGGTTCAGGAATGGATGCTGTTCATATGGCGGCACGCGCAATAATGGTTGGAGATGGGGATATTTATATTGCTGGTGGAACAGAGAGCATGACAAGAGCACCGTATGTTTTACCTAAATCAGAATTCGCTTTTCAACGGGGAAATAAGATTTTACTAGATACTACGATTGGCTGGCGTTTCACTAATCCAAGGCTAGAAGCAATGTATGGTGCTGATTCCATGCCACAAACGGCAGAGAATGTGGCAAAACAATTTCAAATAACAAGAGAAGAACAAGATGATTTTGCTTATGCTAGTCAGATGAAAGCTAAAGCAGCAATAGAAACAAATAAGTTTTATGATGAACTTACTCCAGTAAAGTATATGTTTAAAGGGGAAGAGAAGGTTGTCGATAAAGATGAACATCCACGCCCCGCAACAACTCGAGAAAAACTAGCTAGCTTACAACCATTATTTGGTGGAGGGACGGTTACAGCAGGTAATGCATCTGGAATAAATGACGGGGCATCGGCGTTGTTATTAATGAGCAAAGAAAAAGCGGAGCAATTAGGTACGGAGCCTATGGCACGCTACATAGCGAGTGGAACATCGGGGGTAGAGCCTTCTATCATGGGTATTGGCCCTATTGAAGCATCCAAAAAAGCATTGCAACGAGCTAATCTACAAATAGAAAACGTAGATTTAGTTGAATTGAATGAAGCGTTTGCATCCCAGTCGATTGCATGTATGAAACAACTTGAATTAAATCCGGAAATAGTTAATGTTAACGGAGGCTCAATTGCATTTGGTCACCCATTAGGAGCTAGTGGAGCAAGAATTCTTACGACTTTATTACATGAAATGAACCGTCGTAATAGTAAATATGCGCTTGCTACAATGTGTATTGGTGTGGGGCAAGGAATTGCGACAGTTATTGAAAAATGGTAA
- a CDS encoding NAD(P)H-dependent flavin oxidoreductase, with protein MGNLLTERLNITYPILQGGMGNISDPGLAAAISNVGGLGTIGVGNMPVEEVLTKIKEMMKRTSKPYCVNVPISVHPHTEQLIQELIDLKVPVVSLSAGNPAPFVSLLKEHDITVICVSSTVSQAKKAEAAGVDIIVCEGYEAAGINALNESTTMTLIPQVVEKASVPVVAAGGIADGKGLAAALSLGALGVQMGTRFIATKESPYHDNYKQKIIHATDESTIIVGRRYHHIRRLMKTNFVHKLAELEMNHENPNLFIEKTTEDHHKLGAIVGDLDNGFINGGQIAGLIDDCPTVEELVETMVRDAKQILKLSMEKLL; from the coding sequence TTGGGCAATTTGTTAACGGAACGACTAAATATTACTTATCCTATTTTACAGGGAGGGATGGGAAATATAAGTGATCCTGGGCTTGCAGCAGCGATTTCGAATGTTGGTGGCTTAGGAACAATAGGTGTAGGGAATATGCCAGTTGAAGAGGTTTTAACAAAAATAAAAGAAATGATGAAAAGAACATCAAAGCCTTATTGTGTAAATGTTCCTATATCTGTTCATCCGCATACAGAACAATTAATTCAGGAATTAATTGACTTAAAGGTTCCTGTCGTTTCTTTATCTGCAGGCAACCCAGCACCATTTGTTTCATTGCTCAAAGAGCATGATATAACGGTTATCTGTGTCTCTTCCACCGTAAGCCAAGCCAAAAAAGCTGAAGCTGCTGGGGTGGATATTATTGTTTGTGAAGGGTATGAGGCTGCTGGTATTAATGCACTAAATGAAAGTACTACAATGACACTTATTCCCCAAGTTGTTGAAAAAGCAAGTGTACCCGTTGTCGCAGCGGGAGGAATTGCTGATGGTAAAGGTTTGGCGGCGGCTTTATCGTTAGGGGCGCTAGGTGTACAAATGGGAACGCGTTTTATTGCTACGAAGGAATCACCTTATCATGATAATTATAAACAGAAAATTATTCATGCTACGGATGAATCAACAATTATTGTTGGAAGAAGATATCATCATATTCGTAGATTAATGAAAACAAACTTTGTTCATAAGTTGGCAGAACTCGAAATGAATCATGAGAACCCTAATTTGTTTATAGAGAAAACAACCGAAGATCACCATAAATTAGGGGCGATAGTAGGCGATTTGGATAATGGTTTTATTAATGGTGGACAAATAGCCGGCTTGATTGATGATTGTCCTACTGTAGAGGAATTAGTAGAAACGATGGTAAGAGATGCCAAACAGATATTAAAGCTTAGTATGGAAAAACTTTTGTAG
- a CDS encoding enoyl-CoA hydratase/isomerase family protein, with protein sequence MFQTIHYEEKDQVAWLTLNRPEKLNAFTSTMNQEMIEVFQSVGKDHKIRALVITGVGKAFCSGEDISSLQPEMQLGEIIKSRYQPMMKELARVEKPIIASINGATAGAGLSLALACDFRIASEQASFMEAFIHIGLIPDSGNLYYLPRIVGLAKALELAILGEKLTAKEAKEVGLVTKVVPPDQLEAETTSFVDRLAHMPTKAIGLIKRYMYQSFETNLNNMLDYEAFGQEIAGKTEDYAEGVQSFLDKRSPKYKGY encoded by the coding sequence ATGTTTCAGACCATTCATTATGAAGAAAAGGATCAGGTCGCTTGGCTAACCTTGAATCGACCTGAGAAATTAAATGCATTTACAAGTACGATGAATCAAGAAATGATCGAAGTATTTCAAAGCGTGGGAAAGGATCATAAAATACGTGCCCTTGTTATTACTGGTGTCGGAAAAGCATTCTGTTCTGGAGAAGATATTAGCAGCCTACAACCTGAGATGCAACTAGGGGAAATTATTAAATCCCGCTACCAACCGATGATGAAAGAGCTTGCTCGAGTGGAAAAACCAATTATTGCTTCTATTAATGGAGCAACAGCAGGTGCTGGGTTAAGCTTGGCATTGGCGTGTGATTTTCGAATTGCTTCGGAACAAGCTTCATTTATGGAGGCGTTTATCCATATTGGGTTAATTCCAGACTCTGGAAATTTATATTATTTGCCTCGTATCGTCGGTTTAGCAAAAGCCCTTGAATTAGCTATTTTAGGTGAGAAGCTAACGGCAAAAGAAGCGAAGGAGGTTGGTCTAGTAACAAAAGTAGTCCCACCAGATCAGTTAGAGGCAGAAACGACTTCATTTGTTGATCGCTTGGCTCATATGCCTACAAAAGCAATTGGGTTAATCAAGCGTTACATGTACCAAAGCTTTGAAACGAACTTAAATAATATGCTAGATTATGAGGCGTTTGGACAAGAAATTGCTGGTAAGACAGAAGATTATGCAGAAGGGGTTCAGTCCTTTTTGGATAAACGATCCCCTAAATATAAAGGATATTAA
- a CDS encoding enoyl-CoA hydratase/isomerase family protein, protein MNNYQYIKVWTDNEIGNIELHRPKVLNAINQSMVAEILTALCEFDYSEQVKVIVLFGAGKSFAAGADIKEMMGENAVSMELKNQFADWDRIALIKKPVIAAVHGFVLGGGFELALCADMIFAAANSKFGFPEVKLGVMPSAGGCVKLTKLIGKRKALEFLWSGNHLEAEEAKHWGMVNRVVPNELLMQETIHFAEKLKKQPALALRLIKDTVRRAENVTENEAMQYERKNFSLLFASEDQQEGMQAFMEKRSPHFQGK, encoded by the coding sequence TTGAATAACTATCAATATATTAAAGTTTGGACGGACAACGAAATTGGAAACATTGAGTTGCACCGCCCAAAAGTTTTAAATGCTATTAATCAATCGATGGTAGCAGAAATTTTAACTGCATTATGTGAATTTGATTATTCAGAGCAAGTGAAAGTCATTGTTTTATTTGGCGCCGGTAAATCTTTTGCTGCTGGAGCAGATATTAAAGAAATGATGGGAGAAAATGCGGTTTCCATGGAGTTGAAAAATCAGTTTGCTGATTGGGATCGTATTGCATTAATAAAAAAACCAGTAATAGCTGCAGTGCACGGATTTGTCCTCGGTGGTGGATTTGAGCTTGCATTATGTGCTGATATGATATTTGCAGCAGCAAATAGTAAATTTGGATTTCCAGAAGTGAAACTTGGTGTTATGCCGAGTGCTGGAGGTTGTGTGAAATTAACGAAATTAATAGGGAAAAGAAAGGCATTAGAATTTCTATGGAGTGGAAATCATTTGGAAGCAGAAGAAGCGAAACATTGGGGAATGGTGAATCGGGTTGTACCAAATGAACTTCTTATGCAAGAGACGATACATTTTGCTGAAAAATTAAAGAAGCAACCGGCTTTGGCTTTACGGTTAATAAAAGATACGGTTAGAAGGGCAGAGAATGTAACTGAAAATGAAGCGATGCAATATGAACGAAAAAACTTTTCTTTGCTTTTTGCTTCTGAGGATCAACAAGAAGGGATGCAGGCATTTATGGAAAAGCGATCGCCTCATTTTCAGGGGAAATAG